The following are encoded in a window of Verrucomicrobiota bacterium genomic DNA:
- a CDS encoding BlaI/MecI/CopY family transcriptional regulator, which produces MAKKPPKLGDVQLELMKVVWAKGKATVREVTDAIAAKREMAYTTVLTMLRDLETKGLLSHEVDGRTYVYKPVVQRKRIVRGIVGDITRRLFDGSPAALLAHVLDAETIEPDELDRMKRMIAEKERERPEEGRSSKAERRSRNHE; this is translated from the coding sequence ATGGCCAAGAAGCCGCCCAAGCTCGGCGACGTGCAGCTCGAACTGATGAAGGTCGTCTGGGCCAAAGGCAAGGCGACGGTTCGCGAAGTCACCGACGCCATCGCCGCCAAACGCGAGATGGCCTACACGACCGTCCTGACCATGCTTCGCGACCTCGAGACCAAGGGCTTGCTAAGCCACGAAGTTGACGGCCGCACCTACGTCTACAAGCCCGTTGTCCAGCGCAAGCGCATCGTGCGCGGCATCGTCGGCGACATCACACGCCGCCTGTTCGATGGCTCACCCGCCGCCCTGCTAGCGCACGTCCTCGATGCAGAAACCATCGAGCCCGATGAGCTCGATCGCATGAAACGCATGATCGCAGAGAAGGAACGGGAACGTCCCGAAGAGGGCCGCTCGTCGAAGGCGGAGAGGAGGAGCCGGAACCATGAGTAG
- a CDS encoding aspartate/glutamate racemase family protein produces the protein MKTIGLIGGMSWESTATYYQIINELVRERLGGLHSAQICLCSLDFAEIADQQRRGDWVAMADTLGNAAAHLEAAGADCVLVCTNTMHKVADAVQARIGIPLLHIIDAAAGQAKVQGLTTLGLLGTRFTMEDGFYADRLRDPHGLDVIIPDDADRAIVHSVIYDELCQGKRTAESRAEFARIMNTLADRGAQGIVLGCTEIGLLVDQSDVAVPILDTTPLHARAAVDFAFQ, from the coding sequence ATGAAGACCATCGGCCTCATCGGCGGAATGAGCTGGGAATCCACCGCCACCTACTACCAGATCATCAACGAACTTGTCCGCGAGCGTCTCGGGGGCCTCCATTCCGCCCAGATCTGCCTCTGCTCGCTCGACTTCGCCGAGATCGCCGATCAGCAGCGCCGCGGCGACTGGGTCGCCATGGCCGACACGCTCGGCAACGCCGCCGCGCATCTCGAGGCCGCCGGCGCCGACTGCGTGCTCGTCTGCACCAACACGATGCACAAGGTGGCCGATGCCGTCCAAGCACGCATCGGGATACCGCTGCTCCACATCATCGACGCTGCGGCCGGGCAGGCGAAGGTCCAAGGCCTCACCACGCTTGGCCTGCTTGGCACACGCTTCACCATGGAGGACGGCTTCTACGCCGACCGCCTGCGCGATCCCCACGGCCTCGACGTCATCATCCCCGACGACGCCGATCGCGCCATCGTCCACAGCGTCATCTACGACGAGCTCTGCCAGGGCAAGCGCACGGCCGAGTCGAGGGCCGAATTCGCCCGGATCATGAACACCCTCGCCGACCGCGGCGCCCAGGGCATCGTCCTCGGCTGCACCGAGATCGGCCTCCTCGTGGACCAATCCGACGTCGCCGTCCCCATCCTCGACACCACACCCCTCCACGCCCGGGCCGCCGTCGACTTCGCGTTCCAGTGA
- a CDS encoding DUF2721 domain-containing protein, with amino-acid sequence MAALEPESTTVIIGRMLLPAFMVNAAALLLLSLHNKFSTLSARIRALNSERRTLREKPEPNRERETNLTSQIERLVKRLMHVRRAILFHYTGIALSLLTSFLIVLNTFLGNPIIAGLDVAVFTLAMLSVFLGTISHLRDVRAGFDAIRLEAPDAFR; translated from the coding sequence GTGGCCGCGCTCGAACCCGAATCAACGACCGTCATTATCGGCCGCATGCTCTTGCCGGCCTTTATGGTCAACGCCGCCGCCCTGCTGCTGTTGAGCCTGCACAACAAGTTCTCGACGCTCTCTGCCCGCATCCGCGCCCTCAACAGCGAGCGCCGAACCCTCCGCGAGAAACCCGAGCCGAACAGGGAACGCGAGACCAACCTCACGAGCCAGATTGAGCGCCTCGTCAAACGCCTCATGCACGTGCGCCGCGCGATTCTGTTCCACTACACCGGTATCGCCCTGTCCCTGCTCACCTCGTTCCTCATCGTCCTCAACACGTTCCTCGGAAACCCCATCATCGCCGGCCTCGACGTCGCCGTATTCACGCTCGCCATGCTCAGCGTCTTCCTCGGCACGATCTCGCACCTGCGCGACGTGCGCGCCGGCTTCGATGCCATCCGCCTCGAAGCACCTGACGCCTTCAGGTAG